CTCCGCACACCGCGGTGCGCTCGGCGGGCAGCGCGACACCGAACCGCCTCGTCACCCACCGGCGGACGTCCTCGACGAAGAACTTCTCGTGCGCCGCGAACAACTCCTCGTCGAACGACGGCGAGTACTCCTTGATCCGCGCCATCTCGTCCTTGGCGTCCGTCCGGTGTGCGCCGACGATCATCGTCGGCGGTACCTCGGCGGCCTCGAGGCGCCCACCCCATTGGGAGATCAGCTGTCCGTCGCCGGCGAACACCACGGCCTCCGGCGGATCCGCCGGCACGTAGACCGTCACCTGCCGCCCGCCGTCGTACTCGAAGCTCTCGGTGACGAGTTCTCCGGCCAGGTCGTCCATGGCTCGCACCTCAGTCTGCGGTCGCGATGGTCGAGGACCCTCGCAGGTCCTCGCGAGACCCGCAGCCTAACGCTGCAGCCGGTCA
The Kribbella italica DNA segment above includes these coding regions:
- a CDS encoding alpha/beta hydrolase encodes the protein MDDLAGELVTESFEYDGGRQVTVYVPADPPEAVVFAGDGQLISQWGGRLEAAEVPPTMIVGAHRTDAKDEMARIKEYSPSFDEELFAAHEKFFVEDVRRWVTRRFGVALPAERTAVCGVSASGELSLAMGIRHPDIYGAVFCASPGGGYQPPTELPSPLPRTYLVAGTLEPWFQENAARWADALRDAGADVVMTERVGDHGDPFWAEEFPLMVRWAFGG